The segment GTATGGACGGGTTTGGAAACTGTTGGCATCCAATTCCTTTTCCGCCAAGGCCACATTGGGCATCACGTATTCGTTGAAAACCTTCAGTTCGATGGTCAGGCCATCCAATCCCGCCACCTCTTTTACCTTCTCCATAATTTCTTCGTGGGGGCCGGCTGTTACCCCGATCACCAGTTTGTCATCAGGCAAAGGCTGTTTCTTTCCCGCTGTATCTTTCTCTTTGCCACTGCAACCGGATAAAACGAGTACAAAGACAGATAATGCAGCCAACAGTCTCCACTTTTTCATAATGGCAACTCCTCTTTCTGAAATGTTGTGTGATATTCCACACGTTGAAGTGCATTAAGCAAATCTTCCTCTGTAAAGTCTTGTTCCATATTGTGAATGGATTCGTTTTTTTGAAGAGCAGTACGGGCCAACAGCCGCAGAAGTTCTTTGTTCCCCGGATCAACACCCAGTTCGGACAGGGATGCAGGCAGTCCGAGGGCTTTGTAGTAAGGAATCAGGAGGTCGATTTCTTCCCAGTTGTCCGTCAAGGCCAGCTGGATCAGGATGCCGTAAGCCACCTTGTCACCATGTAACCAGCCTTTGGCAGCAGAGACATGAGTCAGGGCATTGTGTACGGAATGGGCAGCAGCCACTCGACCGTATCGTTCTGCAAATCCTCCTACTGTTCCGCCAAGCATCAGGATGCAGTCTATGACTCGCAGAAAAGAGGGAGTTATGGTGTTGGTTTTGATTGCCGAGAGAGCTCCCTCGCCGTCAGTGAGAAGGATGTTCCGACAAATGGATGCTGCTTGCAGCCCCATACGGATACTGACAGGTTGCTCGACAAGGGTTGCACTTAACGCCTTTGCTTCATACCATTTGGCCAATGTATCCCCGATCCCCGCACGTAAACTTGTCACAGGTGCATGAAGGAGAATATCCGGCTCCACCAGAACCAATCGTTGCCCCTGAGGATGGATATCATAACGGATAAAGGCACCCTTATCATCGTAGAAGACACTTAAGGGGGTACAAGCGGCACAAGTGGATGGCAGAGTGGGGATCAGAAGGATCGGGAGGCCCCTTCGATTGGCAACGGCCTTGGCCAGATCCATTACTCTGCCACCTCCCACACCGATGATGACATCCTGTGTGGCAGGATCTACGAAATTTGACAGCCGTTTTACTTCTCTATCCGTACAAAGGTCGATACTGGGGAGTAAATCGCACCGTTCCAATGCCCGGATCGGAAGATAGGGACGAGCGGCTCTCCAAGACGAATCTCCATGAATCAGCAGGGCCCGTTTCCACCCTTGTTTTTGCAGCAACTCCTCCAGTTGTATCAGAATTCCTCCTTGGCAAAGGTATTGGTCAGGGCCGGGGCGTACCGGAATCAAATTGGATCTCCTCCTTCAATAAAAAAAATCGCTACCCTGAAAGAATCAGAGAAGCGACCTGTTTGACTGCCCGCTCTCTTATCTTCCAGGATCTGCTCCTGTAGGAATTGGCACCATTACTGCACATGCAGTCGGTTGCCGGGCTTCATCGGGCCAGTCCCTCCGCCGCTCTGGATAAGAGTATCTTCTTATCAATTTTTCAGGGTATAACGATTCGATTAATACGGATTATAGAGTCAGGAGATAAACTCGTCAAGTGTCTCCTTATAATTGCGCAATTCGAAATTGATCCAATGAAATGGAAAAAAGCTTCGTTTCTAACTTCCTACTGATGAGGATTGATGATGTGTATACACACCCTGGTATTCTTCAGGGAGTAACCGGGCTATTCCATACATAATCCGTTCCACACCATCATTGCGATCCATCTCCAGGGGATCCCCGACAGTAACAGTGATGTTTGCTTTTTGAAACCATTCTCCCGCCATGTTGTTATCATCAATGGGCATTAGCTTTTCTGTACCTGTCAAGGCCAGGGGAACGATTTTTGCTCCGGTTTTACGTTGAATCAAGAGAATTCCCCGTTTGGCTTCAATCAAGGAATGTGTACGGCTGCGAGTGCCTTCAGGGAAGATAAAAAGAGAGTGTCCCTTTGACAAACAGTCTACGGACTTTTTGATGGCGGTACGATCCGGTTTTCCGGCATGGATCGGGATGTGAGGTACAATGTCCAATCCGATTCGGTTAAAGCGATTACTCTGTAGCTTGACTCCAGCCAGGAAAAAAACATCTTTTTTTTGCAAGATGCGATGAAGAATCAGTCCGTCGATATTGCTCAAGTGATTGGATACATAAATAACGGGTTCCTTAATCGATTCCAACTTTTCCTGATGGATCACCTGGATGCTTGCATAATGATCCAGGATGGCATAAACGACTTTTTTTAAAAGAAATTCTTTGTACGGTGAAGGTGTTTTTTGTATTAAGTATAAAAAGAGACGGATCAAACGTTTCATTTTTTCACCTCCCGCCCTTGCTGGAAGTGGGTGAATGCCTCATGATACAATAATGGTACGAGAAATTGAACACTCCACATGGCTTTTGGGCTAATGATTCTGTATAAGGCTTATTATAGTCATGGCAGTCCCGCATGACAATGTACTCACGATGTTTTACGAAGGGAAGCGGCTTTCCGTCAGTATGTCAGGCTGATCCGGGATATTACAGGACATGATATTTCAAAAATCGGAGGCGCGGAATGAGTAAACTTGTTTTAATCGATGGAAACAGTATTGCTTTTCGAGCATTTTATGCTTTGCCTTTGCTTACCAACTCCAGTGGCACATATACCAATGCTGTTTATGGTTTTACAATGATGCTGATGAAGGTTTTGGAAGAAGAAAAACCCGATTACATCCTGGTGGCTTTTGATGCGGGGAAAACAACATTTCG is part of the Kroppenstedtia pulmonis genome and harbors:
- a CDS encoding iron-containing alcohol dehydrogenase family protein, with amino-acid sequence MIPVRPGPDQYLCQGGILIQLEELLQKQGWKRALLIHGDSSWRAARPYLPIRALERCDLLPSIDLCTDREVKRLSNFVDPATQDVIIGVGGGRVMDLAKAVANRRGLPILLIPTLPSTCAACTPLSVFYDDKGAFIRYDIHPQGQRLVLVEPDILLHAPVTSLRAGIGDTLAKWYEAKALSATLVEQPVSIRMGLQAASICRNILLTDGEGALSAIKTNTITPSFLRVIDCILMLGGTVGGFAERYGRVAAAHSVHNALTHVSAAKGWLHGDKVAYGILIQLALTDNWEEIDLLIPYYKALGLPASLSELGVDPGNKELLRLLARTALQKNESIHNMEQDFTEEDLLNALQRVEYHTTFQKEELPL
- a CDS encoding lysophospholipid acyltransferase family protein, which encodes MKRLIRLFLYLIQKTPSPYKEFLLKKVVYAILDHYASIQVIHQEKLESIKEPVIYVSNHLSNIDGLILHRILQKKDVFFLAGVKLQSNRFNRIGLDIVPHIPIHAGKPDRTAIKKSVDCLSKGHSLFIFPEGTRSRTHSLIEAKRGILLIQRKTGAKIVPLALTGTEKLMPIDDNNMAGEWFQKANITVTVGDPLEMDRNDGVERIMYGIARLLPEEYQGVYTHHQSSSVGS